One window of Chloroflexus aggregans DSM 9485 genomic DNA carries:
- a CDS encoding RNA-guided endonuclease InsQ/TnpB family protein encodes MKLTVQLNLLPTPEQADARKRSLETANAACDYISRIAFSTRTFRQFARHTLVYRDVRATFGRTAQLAVRWIANVADAYKLDRKVQRSFRPYGAVADDDRILSFAMPDSLVSIWTLDGRQAIPFVCGERQRALLAARQGERDLISHRGNWHLLVTCDVKEAEPQDVDGVLGIDVGVATIAADSDGVTSSGTAINTVRYRHRRLRSTLQQIGTLGRRRRLRTLAGQERRFARHVNHCISKWIVAKAECTKRAIALENLTHMRTRMKARRSQRAPLHSWSFAQLKAFIVYKAALKGIPVHFVDPRNTSRTCPACGHCAKENRRTQASFVCTSCGFAGPADVIAAGNIARRAAVNRPYCSETDASVAPEQSRRL; translated from the coding sequence ATGAAACTGACCGTTCAACTGAACCTGCTGCCCACGCCTGAACAAGCCGATGCACGCAAGCGCTCGCTTGAGACGGCCAATGCGGCGTGCGACTACATCAGCCGTATCGCCTTCTCGACCCGGACATTCCGCCAGTTTGCCCGTCACACGCTGGTGTATCGGGATGTGCGCGCGACGTTCGGACGTACCGCGCAACTCGCCGTGCGCTGGATTGCCAACGTCGCGGATGCGTACAAACTGGATCGGAAGGTGCAACGGTCGTTTCGCCCCTACGGCGCGGTTGCCGACGATGATCGCATACTCTCGTTCGCCATGCCCGACTCGCTTGTCTCGATCTGGACCCTCGACGGACGGCAAGCAATCCCGTTCGTTTGCGGCGAACGACAGCGCGCCTTGCTCGCCGCACGGCAGGGTGAGCGCGATCTGATCTCCCATCGCGGCAACTGGCATCTGCTGGTGACGTGCGATGTGAAGGAGGCCGAACCGCAAGACGTTGACGGTGTGCTCGGAATCGATGTGGGCGTGGCTACCATCGCCGCCGATAGCGACGGTGTGACCTCCAGCGGAACGGCCATCAACACCGTGCGCTATCGGCATCGGCGGCTCAGGAGCACATTGCAGCAGATCGGCACGCTCGGCCGTCGCCGTCGCTTGCGGACATTGGCCGGGCAAGAGCGCCGCTTTGCCAGACACGTCAACCACTGCATCTCCAAATGGATTGTTGCGAAGGCCGAATGCACGAAGCGGGCGATTGCGCTTGAAAACCTCACGCATATGCGCACGCGGATGAAGGCTCGCCGGTCTCAGCGCGCACCACTCCATTCCTGGTCTTTCGCGCAGCTCAAGGCGTTTATCGTCTATAAGGCTGCGTTGAAAGGCATTCCCGTTCACTTCGTAGACCCTCGAAACACCTCGCGCACCTGCCCCGCATGCGGGCATTGCGCGAAAGAGAACCGGAGGACGCAGGCTTCCTTTGTCTGCACATCCTGCGGGTTTGCTGGCCCGGCGGATGTGATCGCGGCGGGCAATATTGCTCGCCGGGCCGCTGTAAACCGGCCGTACTGCTCGGAGACAGATGCGTCTGTCGCGCCGGAGCAAAGCCGCCGCCTTTAG
- a CDS encoding methylated-DNA--[protein]-cysteine S-methyltransferase, producing MQPALTITLTASPLGRLLVATTQHGLAAVCLGDDDSSLVAALRTTFSAASIHVGDEPLAAAAAITAYLRNETDLPPLPLDLSAGTSFQQRVWRALQAIPRGSTRTYGQLARDLGLPITAARAVGRACATNPLAIVVPCHRALGADGKLHGFRWGIERKRALLALEGVLLPEG from the coding sequence ATGCAGCCCGCGCTTACGATCACGCTCACTGCTAGTCCTTTAGGGCGCTTGCTCGTCGCCACGACTCAGCACGGTCTCGCCGCCGTCTGTCTCGGCGACGATGATTCGTCGCTGGTAGCGGCACTTCGCACAACCTTCTCCGCTGCGTCGATCCACGTAGGCGATGAGCCACTCGCTGCGGCAGCGGCAATCACTGCCTACTTACGCAACGAGACCGATTTGCCGCCGTTGCCGCTCGATCTGTCAGCGGGAACCTCGTTTCAGCAGCGGGTCTGGCGGGCGTTACAGGCTATTCCACGAGGCAGTACTCGTACCTACGGCCAACTTGCTCGCGACCTTGGACTGCCGATCACGGCGGCCCGGGCGGTGGGGCGGGCGTGCGCCACGAATCCGTTGGCGATAGTGGTGCCATGCCATCGCGCACTGGGTGCTGACGGGAAGCTGCACGGGTTTCGCTGGGGTATCGAACGGAAGCGGGCGCTATTGGCACTTGAGGGAGTGTTGTTGCCGGAGGGATGA
- the trpE gene encoding anthranilate synthase component I: MYYPTLDQMYELRRQGNLCPIYREIMADLETPVSAYLKIAQNGLGFLLESVTGGQNIGRYSFIGSDPYMVLRMHDGVAQATHGGYKQTLSYSDPLIVLESYLNAYRPIRLPNLPIFVGGAVGYLSYEAARYFERLPVPSVRPYDMPDSWWMFVDTLLAFDHVRHKMIVISHVHLDVEDLAAEYQRAVTRIETLIARLQKPLPPTIGFSLRNYEPHSTPARTVPNPVVSNRTEAEFKAAVLRAKEYIMAGDIFQVQISQRFSKATSADSFTIYRALRTINPSPYMFYIRTGEGDLVGASPEMLVQVRDGNVTTRPIAGTRWRGRDAAEDERLAAELLADEKERAEHLMLVDLGRNDIGRISEPGTVHVPVFMTIEKYSHVQHIVSEVVGKLRADLKSIDALRACFPAGTVTGAPKIRSMEIIAELEGEQRGIYAGAVGHLGFNGDLDTCIALRTLIVKDGVAYAQAAAGVVADSTPEYEFNESCNKAAASLRAIDLAEELQAGL; this comes from the coding sequence ATGTATTATCCAACCCTTGACCAGATGTATGAATTACGCCGGCAGGGCAATCTCTGCCCGATCTACCGTGAGATTATGGCCGACCTTGAAACGCCGGTCTCGGCCTATCTCAAGATCGCGCAGAACGGTCTCGGCTTTCTGCTCGAAAGTGTGACCGGAGGGCAGAATATCGGTCGTTATTCATTTATCGGGAGCGATCCGTATATGGTTCTGCGCATGCACGACGGTGTGGCGCAAGCGACACATGGGGGCTACAAGCAGACTCTTTCCTACAGCGATCCGTTGATCGTGCTTGAGAGCTATCTTAACGCCTATCGCCCGATCCGTCTGCCCAATTTGCCGATCTTTGTTGGTGGTGCGGTTGGCTATCTCAGCTACGAAGCGGCCCGCTATTTTGAACGCCTGCCGGTGCCGTCGGTGCGTCCCTACGATATGCCTGATAGCTGGTGGATGTTTGTTGATACGCTTCTCGCCTTCGATCACGTCCGCCACAAGATGATCGTTATCTCGCACGTCCATCTCGATGTCGAGGATTTAGCGGCTGAATATCAGCGAGCCGTTACCCGCATCGAAACACTGATAGCCCGGCTGCAAAAGCCATTGCCTCCGACTATCGGCTTTAGCCTGCGCAATTACGAACCGCACAGTACGCCGGCGCGTACCGTGCCCAATCCGGTCGTCTCGAACCGTACTGAAGCCGAGTTCAAGGCGGCAGTGTTGCGGGCGAAAGAGTATATTATGGCCGGTGACATCTTTCAGGTACAGATTTCGCAGCGCTTCAGCAAGGCAACGAGCGCCGACAGCTTCACCATCTATCGCGCGCTCCGCACCATCAACCCTTCGCCGTATATGTTCTACATCCGCACCGGCGAAGGCGATTTGGTCGGCGCCTCACCTGAAATGCTGGTACAGGTGCGCGATGGTAACGTCACGACCCGCCCGATTGCAGGGACGCGCTGGCGTGGACGCGATGCCGCCGAAGATGAACGACTGGCCGCCGAGTTGCTGGCCGACGAAAAGGAACGCGCCGAGCATTTGATGTTGGTCGATTTGGGGCGTAACGATATAGGGCGGATCAGCGAACCGGGAACGGTACACGTGCCGGTCTTTATGACCATCGAGAAATACAGTCACGTCCAGCATATTGTGTCAGAAGTGGTCGGTAAACTCCGGGCCGATCTCAAGTCGATCGATGCCTTACGGGCCTGTTTTCCTGCCGGTACCGTCACCGGTGCGCCCAAGATTCGCTCGATGGAGATTATCGCCGAACTCGAAGGTGAGCAGCGTGGTATCTATGCCGGCGCAGTTGGGCATCTTGGCTTCAACGGTGATCTCGACACATGCATTGCGCTGCGTACCCTGATCGTCAAAGATGGGGTTGCCTATGCCCAAGCTGCTGCCGGGGTAGTTGCCGATAGCACGCCCGAATACGAGTTTAATGAGAGTTGTAATAAAGCAGCAGCCTCGTTACGCGCGATTGATCTGGCTGAAGAATTGCAGGCAGGATTGTGA
- a CDS encoding SulP family inorganic anion transporter: MSDYLRSVITLFAQPIRLIRTYPIDALRADFFAGLTVGLVLLPQSLAFAILGGLPPIVGLYSAMTATIIGALWGSSSHVNGGPSTTSAILTLSVLLPIAPIGSAEFVTAASMIAVIAGIIRLIMGIARLGMLVTFISDAVAVGFTAGSGLLILFNQFGPITKLSISPGASIPTIVQETVTQLTEIHWPSLIIGASTIALIYLLPYITRAVPAALLSMIIVTIVTTFLNIEQYGVRLIGDIPPGFPPLAQLPWFDIGLIGQLLNGALALAIIGLVEAVAIARAIASYTGQRIDSNQEFVGQGLANIVSGLFSGMPCSGSFNRSALAYQAGGKTALTAVISGLTALAGTAILSQVLAIIPRPAIAGTLMVAALGMVDRRGMARVWRGSRGEAAIMIITLVLTLTLPLQFAILTGVLMSLGYYLLRTATPRIEAVVPDTAFRHWDPAHGRPTCPQLLVVDLQGDLYFGAASHVEEALLRLLDQHRTVRYLLLRMHSVNHCDVSGIRALETIRRTLRVRGGDLYFVRVRAGVMYRMQISGFYEQLGPERFLDEDTAIEFLFHRVLDPAVCIYECDRRVFRECQALPKQTLPGHLTIPLLDGKLPAQINARALWEALHSPQPPAVIDVREPREFQRGHIPGARNIPLSRLLSERDTVPAGPVVLVCRSGRRSLRAAALLVERTPPPQVLEGGMLAWEAANLLEAVEQA; this comes from the coding sequence ATGAGTGATTACCTGCGTTCAGTCATAACTCTCTTTGCCCAACCGATCCGGCTTATCCGCACGTACCCTATTGATGCGTTGCGCGCTGACTTCTTTGCCGGACTCACAGTTGGTCTCGTCTTGTTGCCACAATCGCTTGCCTTTGCAATTTTGGGTGGGTTACCGCCAATTGTTGGGCTGTACAGCGCCATGACGGCAACCATCATCGGTGCATTGTGGGGTTCATCAAGTCACGTGAACGGTGGTCCAAGCACGACCAGCGCGATCTTGACCCTCTCTGTGCTCCTCCCGATTGCACCGATTGGTAGCGCCGAGTTTGTCACCGCAGCCAGTATGATCGCGGTGATAGCCGGGATCATTCGCTTAATCATGGGAATAGCGCGCCTTGGCATGCTGGTAACCTTTATTTCGGATGCCGTAGCTGTGGGATTTACTGCCGGCTCGGGTCTGTTGATTCTGTTCAACCAATTTGGCCCAATCACCAAACTCTCTATCTCACCTGGCGCCAGCATTCCAACGATCGTCCAAGAAACGGTCACCCAACTAACGGAAATCCATTGGCCCTCACTCATTATCGGTGCCTCTACGATTGCTCTTATCTATCTCCTCCCCTATATCACACGCGCTGTGCCGGCAGCCCTGCTCAGTATGATAATTGTCACAATCGTGACTACATTCCTCAACATCGAACAATACGGAGTGCGCTTAATCGGTGATATCCCACCAGGTTTTCCACCACTGGCCCAATTGCCCTGGTTTGATATTGGTTTGATCGGCCAGTTGTTAAACGGCGCGCTTGCTTTGGCAATCATTGGTTTAGTAGAGGCAGTCGCGATTGCACGGGCTATTGCCAGTTACACCGGCCAGCGGATTGATAGCAACCAAGAGTTTGTTGGGCAGGGATTGGCCAACATCGTTTCTGGCCTCTTCTCAGGGATGCCGTGTTCTGGTTCGTTCAACCGTTCAGCACTGGCTTATCAAGCCGGTGGTAAAACTGCACTCACCGCCGTAATTTCTGGCCTTACTGCACTGGCAGGAACGGCGATCTTGAGTCAAGTATTAGCGATTATTCCCCGACCGGCTATTGCCGGAACACTGATGGTCGCAGCACTTGGTATGGTCGACCGGCGTGGTATGGCGCGGGTTTGGCGCGGGTCACGGGGCGAGGCAGCTATTATGATCATCACGCTCGTCCTCACCCTGACCCTCCCCCTCCAATTCGCCATCCTCACCGGTGTGCTGATGTCGCTCGGCTATTACCTCCTCCGTACCGCTACCCCGCGCATTGAAGCCGTCGTCCCCGACACAGCGTTCCGCCATTGGGACCCCGCCCACGGCCGTCCCACCTGCCCTCAGCTCCTCGTCGTCGACCTCCAAGGCGACCTCTACTTCGGCGCCGCCAGCCACGTCGAAGAAGCCTTGCTCCGCCTCCTCGACCAGCACCGCACTGTCCGCTACCTGCTCCTCCGAATGCACAGCGTCAATCACTGCGATGTCAGCGGCATTCGTGCCCTCGAAACCATCCGCCGCACCCTCCGCGTCCGCGGTGGCGACCTCTACTTCGTCCGTGTGCGTGCCGGCGTGATGTATCGGATGCAGATCAGCGGCTTTTATGAGCAACTCGGCCCCGAACGCTTCCTCGATGAAGATACCGCCATCGAGTTCCTCTTCCACCGCGTCCTCGACCCCGCCGTCTGCATCTACGAATGCGACCGCCGCGTCTTCCGCGAATGCCAAGCATTGCCCAAACAGACGCTGCCCGGCCACTTGACCATCCCGCTGCTCGACGGCAAGCTGCCGGCCCAGATCAATGCCCGCGCCTTGTGGGAAGCGTTGCATAGCCCGCAACCGCCGGCGGTCATCGACGTGCGTGAACCGCGCGAGTTTCAGCGCGGCCATATTCCCGGTGCGCGCAACATCCCGCTCTCGCGGCTGCTCAGCGAGCGTGATACCGTGCCGGCGGGGCCGGTCGTGCTGGTCTGTCGTAGCGGAAGGCGCAGCTTACGGGCAGCAGCGTTGCTGGTTGAACGCACCCCCCCGCCGCAGGTGCTGGAGGGCGGGATGCTCGCGTGGGAAGCCGCCAACCTGCTCGAAGCCGTTGAGCAGGCGTGA
- a CDS encoding YbjN domain-containing protein has product MSLFRASPAHDLADRLLYANRINNELHIVRAYIDRDGDIGFDGYLVVSG; this is encoded by the coding sequence ATGAGCCTGTTTCGAGCTAGCCCGGCGCACGATTTGGCCGATCGGCTGCTCTACGCTAACCGCATCAACAACGAATTGCACATAGTGCGCGCCTACATTGATCGTGACGGCGACATCGGCTTTGACGGCTATCTGGTTGTATCAGGCTGA
- a CDS encoding TrpB-like pyridoxal phosphate-dependent enzyme, with protein sequence METVKYLLSEDRLPESWYNIAADLPSLPPPPLHPATGQPIGPADLAPLFPMELIKQEVSTERTIPIPEEVRAIYRQWRPTPLFRARRLERALDTPARIYYKYEGVSPAGSHKPNTAVAQAYYNKIEGVRRLVTETGAGQWGSSLAFAGALFGLEVEVFMVKVSYNQKPYRRALMETYGARVIASPSTETAAGRAILAEHPDSTGSLGIAISEAVEVAAQRDDTRYALGSVLNHVLLHQTVIGQEAMIQMEMAGDYPDVVVGCTGGGSNFAGIAFPFIGAKLRGERPLRVVAVEPAACPSLTKGKYAYDFGDTAHLTPLMKMHTLGSTFVPPGIHAGGLRYHGMAPLVSHLLELGVIEAIAIQQLETFAAGVQFARTEGILPAPEANHAIAGVIREALRCKEEGKSEVILFNLCGHGHFDLQAYMDYQAGKLRDYEYSDAEVAMALAGLPSVGA encoded by the coding sequence GTGGAAACCGTCAAGTATCTGCTCAGCGAAGATCGCCTGCCGGAATCGTGGTATAACATCGCCGCCGATCTTCCTTCTCTGCCGCCACCACCGTTACATCCGGCCACCGGTCAGCCCATTGGCCCCGCCGATCTGGCCCCGCTTTTTCCGATGGAGCTGATCAAGCAAGAGGTGAGTACTGAGCGCACGATTCCCATTCCTGAAGAGGTGCGTGCTATCTATCGCCAGTGGCGGCCCACGCCTCTCTTCCGTGCGCGTCGGCTCGAACGTGCGCTTGATACGCCGGCTCGCATCTATTACAAGTACGAGGGTGTCAGTCCGGCCGGAAGCCACAAACCGAATACGGCAGTAGCACAGGCTTACTACAACAAGATCGAGGGTGTGCGGCGGTTGGTTACCGAAACCGGCGCCGGTCAGTGGGGTTCGTCGCTCGCCTTCGCCGGTGCGCTGTTCGGCCTTGAGGTCGAGGTGTTTATGGTCAAAGTCAGCTACAATCAGAAGCCTTACCGTCGGGCGCTGATGGAGACCTATGGTGCGCGCGTGATCGCCAGCCCAAGCACCGAGACGGCAGCCGGACGGGCTATTTTGGCCGAGCATCCCGATAGTACCGGCAGTCTTGGTATCGCTATTTCAGAGGCGGTCGAAGTGGCGGCCCAGCGCGATGATACCCGGTATGCGCTCGGCAGTGTACTTAATCACGTCCTGCTCCATCAGACGGTGATTGGTCAAGAGGCAATGATCCAGATGGAGATGGCCGGTGATTATCCCGACGTGGTGGTCGGTTGTACCGGCGGCGGCTCGAATTTTGCCGGTATCGCCTTCCCCTTTATCGGGGCGAAGCTGCGCGGTGAGCGGCCATTACGGGTGGTGGCAGTTGAGCCGGCGGCTTGCCCGTCGCTGACTAAAGGGAAGTATGCTTACGATTTCGGTGATACGGCTCACTTGACGCCGTTAATGAAGATGCATACGCTTGGGAGCACCTTTGTGCCGCCCGGTATCCACGCCGGTGGTTTGCGTTACCACGGTATGGCTCCGTTGGTGAGCCATTTGCTTGAGCTTGGGGTTATCGAGGCGATTGCCATTCAGCAGCTTGAGACATTCGCTGCCGGTGTCCAATTTGCCCGTACTGAGGGTATTTTGCCCGCACCTGAGGCTAACCACGCTATCGCCGGGGTTATTCGTGAGGCGCTCCGCTGCAAGGAAGAGGGGAAGAGCGAAGTTATCTTGTTTAATCTGTGTGGCCATGGCCATTTTGATTTGCAGGCCTATATGGATTATCAGGCCGGTAAGTTGCGCGATTACGAGTATTCGGACGCCGAGGTGGCGATGGCATTGGCCGGGTTGCCGTCGGTAGGGGCGTAG
- a CDS encoding glucosidase family protein, which yields MKHLFLLIALIGLLSNLSTPTTPALAETPATFISLNPIVQPLTPTPVVARISGYNGPASLIIFDGRGRFAGVFNLTIVNGEGWGEVIPRGALGNHWAALFTTDGQMVANGTIYRLDAETTLRTGIDSYDRLYPTVRRFMAADRLSYQLDGQEIVGYRSPDSPLLWLRDHYYQNRAFRYFETDLRSLPEAFARAQAPDGSLPDFVARPEWAIPAFRTPVEADVEYLFVQLIYEAWQVTGDTEWMLRMLPAAQRAIDYTLRDPLRWEPTLGLVKRPFTIDTWDYEYGPAMVNPNTGELGPRHWIDEQTRWGIFHGDNTGLAAALNALALMEEAAGQADLAAVRRVIAADLMTRLNALSWNGRFYTHHVKLIPYDVPGVDEAEQLSLSNAIALNRGILTETQGRAIVAEYLRRLNDPRRIAFAEWYSIDPPFPVGAFDMNGRLGERPGEYANGGIMPLVGGELARGAFRYGYEAYGFNILQRYINLIERTGASYLWYYPTGGIAPANEFLPTDGWGASAMLGALIEGAAGIEDRHIAFNTVTISPRWSADPVYTIHDVYAVARYAAGDGYVAYRWQLTPATDNQPSQINLTATGNGDSFRLRLLVPAGMTPQTVHLNGAPIPLQIEQVGSSRYVTITAAGPIITVTVTLARG from the coding sequence ATGAAGCATTTGTTCCTTTTGATAGCTTTGATCGGGCTGCTAAGCAACCTGAGCACACCAACAACGCCGGCTTTGGCCGAAACACCTGCGACATTCATCAGTCTCAACCCCATCGTTCAACCACTGACGCCCACACCGGTCGTAGCGCGCATAAGCGGCTACAATGGCCCAGCCTCTCTGATCATATTCGACGGTCGCGGGCGCTTCGCCGGCGTCTTCAACCTGACCATTGTCAACGGTGAAGGTTGGGGCGAAGTGATACCGCGCGGCGCACTGGGCAACCATTGGGCTGCGCTCTTCACTACCGATGGGCAGATGGTCGCCAATGGTACCATCTATCGCCTTGATGCGGAAACCACGCTGCGCACCGGTATTGATAGCTATGATCGGTTGTACCCAACCGTGCGCCGGTTTATGGCTGCTGACCGGCTGAGCTATCAGCTCGACGGGCAGGAGATAGTCGGCTACCGCTCGCCCGACAGTCCGCTGCTCTGGTTGCGCGATCACTACTATCAAAATCGTGCTTTTCGCTATTTCGAGACCGATCTGCGTTCGTTGCCGGAGGCATTTGCACGTGCGCAAGCCCCTGACGGTAGTCTGCCCGATTTCGTCGCCCGCCCGGAGTGGGCTATTCCTGCGTTTCGGACCCCGGTCGAAGCCGATGTGGAATATCTCTTTGTGCAACTGATCTACGAGGCGTGGCAAGTCACCGGCGATACCGAATGGATGCTGCGCATGTTGCCGGCTGCACAGCGCGCCATTGACTACACACTGCGCGATCCGCTGCGCTGGGAACCGACATTGGGGCTGGTCAAACGCCCGTTCACTATCGACACGTGGGATTACGAGTACGGCCCGGCGATGGTCAACCCGAACACCGGCGAACTGGGACCGCGCCACTGGATCGATGAACAGACCAGGTGGGGCATTTTTCACGGCGATAACACCGGTTTGGCGGCAGCACTCAATGCATTGGCGCTGATGGAGGAGGCCGCCGGGCAAGCCGATCTGGCCGCTGTGCGCCGCGTGATCGCCGCCGATCTGATGACGCGCCTCAATGCGCTGAGTTGGAATGGCCGCTTCTACACCCATCATGTCAAGCTTATCCCCTATGATGTGCCCGGCGTTGATGAAGCCGAGCAGTTGAGCCTCTCGAACGCGATCGCGCTGAACCGCGGTATCTTGACCGAAACGCAAGGCCGGGCCATTGTGGCCGAATATTTGCGTCGGTTGAACGATCCCCGTCGGATCGCTTTTGCCGAATGGTACAGCATTGATCCTCCATTTCCGGTAGGCGCATTCGATATGAACGGTCGTCTCGGCGAGCGACCGGGAGAGTACGCCAACGGTGGCATTATGCCGTTAGTCGGTGGTGAGCTTGCCCGCGGTGCATTCCGTTACGGCTACGAAGCCTACGGCTTCAACATTTTGCAACGGTACATTAACCTAATCGAGCGCACCGGCGCGAGCTACCTCTGGTACTACCCAACGGGTGGGATTGCACCGGCCAACGAGTTCTTACCCACCGATGGCTGGGGGGCCAGCGCAATGCTCGGTGCGTTGATCGAAGGCGCTGCCGGCATTGAAGACCGGCACATCGCCTTCAACACTGTCACTATCTCGCCACGCTGGTCAGCCGATCCGGTTTACACGATCCACGATGTCTACGCAGTAGCTCGCTACGCCGCCGGCGATGGGTATGTCGCATACCGGTGGCAACTGACACCGGCCACCGACAACCAACCGAGCCAGATCAACCTCACCGCTACCGGCAACGGCGACAGCTTCCGCTTGCGTCTGCTTGTACCGGCAGGTATGACACCACAAACCGTACACCTCAACGGCGCGCCCATCCCGTTACAGATCGAGCAAGTTGGTTCTAGCCGGTACGTCACAATCACCGCTGCCGGGCCGATTATCACCGTCACAGTGACGCTAGCGCGAGGGTAG
- the trpS gene encoding tryptophan--tRNA ligase → MNRKPRVFSGIQPSGNLHIGNYLGAIQQWVAGQGQKTNFICIVDLHAITVPQEPAALHRQTRELAALLLACGIDPQQTTLFVQSHVRAHAECAWVFSCLTPLGWLERMTQYKTKAQKQESVMTGLLTYPVLMAADILLYDADEVPVGEDQKQHIELTRDLAQRFNYLYGETFVIPEPVIRESGARIMGLNDPTSKMSKSDTTRGHAIRIVDEPDEIRWAIKRAVTDSYNEIRFSDDPDRAGVNNLLQIYELLTGKSRPEIEAHFAGKGYGALKSELAEVVIESLRPIRERYYQLMDDPAELDRILAIGAEQARAVAEPKMTLILERVGFVLPNDRK, encoded by the coding sequence ATGAACCGCAAACCACGAGTCTTTTCTGGGATTCAGCCATCGGGCAACCTCCATATCGGTAACTATCTCGGTGCGATTCAGCAGTGGGTTGCCGGGCAAGGTCAGAAGACCAACTTTATCTGCATCGTTGACTTGCACGCGATTACCGTGCCGCAGGAACCGGCGGCATTGCACCGGCAAACCCGTGAATTAGCTGCGCTGTTGCTGGCTTGCGGTATCGATCCACAACAGACGACGCTCTTTGTACAGAGTCATGTGCGCGCCCATGCTGAGTGTGCGTGGGTCTTTAGTTGCCTCACGCCACTTGGCTGGCTCGAACGCATGACCCAATACAAAACCAAAGCCCAAAAGCAAGAGAGTGTGATGACCGGTCTGCTCACCTATCCGGTGCTGATGGCCGCCGATATTTTGCTCTATGACGCCGATGAGGTGCCGGTCGGCGAAGATCAGAAGCAACATATCGAGCTGACCCGCGATCTGGCACAGCGGTTCAACTACCTCTACGGCGAGACCTTTGTCATTCCTGAGCCGGTCATCCGTGAGAGCGGAGCCCGCATTATGGGCTTGAACGATCCGACGTCCAAGATGAGCAAATCGGATACCACTCGCGGTCATGCTATTCGGATCGTCGATGAACCCGACGAGATTCGCTGGGCGATCAAGCGCGCCGTTACCGACTCGTACAACGAAATCCGCTTCAGCGATGATCCAGATCGCGCCGGTGTCAACAATCTCTTGCAAATCTACGAGTTACTTACCGGAAAAAGTCGGCCTGAGATCGAGGCACATTTTGCCGGCAAAGGGTATGGCGCACTAAAAAGTGAATTGGCCGAGGTTGTGATCGAGTCGCTTCGGCCCATTCGTGAGCGGTACTATCAGTTGATGGACGATCCGGCAGAGCTAGATCGCATTTTAGCGATTGGCGCCGAACAGGCGCGTGCCGTCGCCGAACCCAAGATGACCCTGATCCTTGAACGGGTGGGTTTTGTGTTGCCGAATGACCGGAAATAA
- a CDS encoding fructose-bisphosphatase class II family protein yields MDIPQPQRLGPNTGLDLVRATEAAAIAAARLMGRGEIEEADRAAATAMAAALANLDLDGRLAMGEEVRETVSTPLPAGARVGNGNGPPADLIVDPVDGRRQLAQGRAGAVSFAAVTNRGALWAPHPAAYMDKIVVGPEVAPYMVPECLDAPAGWTLALVARATRRTVRDLVVFVLDRPRHTHLIAEIRAAGARVMLADDGDIYGALLAAMPGTNVDILMGIGGAPEGVLAACAIKSLGGAMLARLAPQSEAEREAITRAGLDTKRILTCDDIVSSNQIFFVATGITDSILLRGVRLAGDRAETNSLILRSETRTRRLIFAEHLLSP; encoded by the coding sequence ATGGATATTCCCCAACCACAACGACTTGGGCCAAACACCGGTCTCGATCTCGTGCGCGCGACCGAGGCAGCAGCCATTGCAGCAGCCCGCTTGATGGGGCGAGGTGAAATTGAAGAGGCCGACCGGGCTGCAGCCACAGCGATGGCCGCAGCACTGGCCAACCTCGATCTCGACGGACGACTCGCGATGGGTGAAGAAGTGCGAGAAACAGTGAGTACGCCACTCCCTGCAGGAGCGCGAGTTGGTAACGGGAATGGCCCACCGGCCGACCTAATCGTCGATCCAGTTGATGGACGTCGCCAGTTAGCTCAGGGACGGGCAGGGGCAGTTTCGTTTGCTGCGGTTACCAATCGAGGGGCGCTCTGGGCACCACATCCGGCGGCATACATGGACAAAATTGTGGTAGGGCCGGAAGTTGCTCCCTACATGGTGCCGGAATGCCTCGACGCACCGGCCGGATGGACGTTAGCGCTCGTCGCTCGCGCTACCCGGCGCACCGTGCGCGATCTGGTCGTCTTTGTCCTTGATCGTCCACGACACACTCACCTCATCGCAGAAATCCGAGCCGCCGGCGCACGGGTAATGTTGGCCGATGATGGCGATATTTATGGAGCTTTACTCGCGGCTATGCCGGGCACCAATGTTGATATTCTGATGGGCATTGGTGGCGCGCCAGAGGGTGTGTTAGCGGCCTGCGCGATCAAGTCATTGGGCGGCGCAATGCTCGCACGACTTGCCCCGCAGAGTGAAGCCGAGCGCGAGGCAATCACACGTGCCGGCCTTGACACGAAGCGTATCTTGACCTGTGACGATATTGTGAGCAGTAACCAGATCTTCTTCGTGGCCACCGGAATTACCGATAGCATCCTGTTGCGCGGCGTGCGACTAGCCGGTGATCGGGCCGAAACGAATTCACTGATTTTGCGGAGTGAAACGCGCACCCGCCGTCTGATCTTCGCCGAGCATTTGTTGTCCCCCTAA